One genomic window of Gossypium hirsutum isolate 1008001.06 chromosome D11, Gossypium_hirsutum_v2.1, whole genome shotgun sequence includes the following:
- the LOC121223272 gene encoding TMV resistance protein N-like, translating to MGGIGKTTLARVAYTQMLAHFQGKCFLADIREVSNKHGLVSLQKQLLSQIFPDECFNCFNVHEGNAIISHKLSGKKVLVVLDDVDNIQHLKCLVGRRDWLFNLKAFDSDTTPKYDFIELSKQVVHYADGLPLALEVLGSFLCGRDIIQWRSAIERLKQDSNKEILDTLRISFDGLEEREKNIFLDIACFFNGEKKDLVMKVLDGCGFFPDIGIDVLIKKSLIKVDGCRIHQYKPTP from the exons ATGGGTGGCATCGGTAAAACAACTCTTGCAAGGGTTGCTTACACTCAAATGTTAGCTCATTTTCAAGGTAAATGCTTTCTTGCTGATATTCGAGAAGTTTCAAACAAACATGGACTTGTTTCTTTACAGAAACAACTTCTTTCTCAAATCTTTCCGGATGAATGCTTCAATTGTTTCAATGTTCATGAAGGGAATGCCATAATTAGCCACAAATTGTCTGGTAAAAAGGTTCTTGTTGTTCTTGATGATGTCGATAACATACAACACTTGAAATGCTTGGTTGGAAGGCGTGATTG GCTTTTCAATTTGAAAGCTTTTGATAGTGATACAACGCCGAAATATGATTTCATTGAGCTTTCTAAACAAGTTGTACATTATGCTGATGGTCTCCCCTTAGCTCTTGAAGTTTTGGGTTCATTTTTGTGCGGTAGAGATATAATTCAATGGAGAAGTGCAATCGAAAGACTTAAACAAGATTCTAACAAAGAAATTCTTGACACACTACGAATTAGCTTTGATGGATTGGAAGAAAGGGAGAAGAATATATTTCTAGATATAGCATGCTTTTTCAATGGGGAGAAGAAAGATTTGGTAATGAAAGTATTGGATGGTTGTGGGTTTTTTCCAGATATTGGAATCGATGTTCTTATTAAGAAATCTCTCATAAAAGttgatgggtgtcgaatccaccaatataaacctacgccttAG